A segment of the Elaeis guineensis isolate ETL-2024a chromosome 6, EG11, whole genome shotgun sequence genome:
TCCCCAGAAGAGGTTCTCACCGTACGGTCCGCCGGAGTGGACGAGCTGGCAGTCGCCGATTCGCTGGTTGGCGTAGTTCTGGGCGTAGGCTGCCACGGTGTTGTCCCACGACACCGGGCCGACGCCGACGGCCGCCCGGGCTGCGTTGTGGGCGCTCACAAAGTCTTGTGGGGAGTTTTGGGCGATGGTGGTGTGAGCCATGGCCAAGAACATGGCGCAGGCCAAAGCGAATGTTAGGTTTGAGAACTTCATGGTTTCACCACTCTCACGATACACTAGATCTTGTTGGCTTTTTTTTGGATTGGAGAGAGCCTGGGGAAGGGGGGATTTATAGTGGAGGAATGGCGTTAAAGTCCAAGTTTGGCTTGGAAAAAACTTTGCTCAGAATTATCAAAAGCCTCGCGCCTTCCACACGAGAAGGATCAGCCTACGGAGAATTGGATGACATCTGCATGCGTGCGTTACTTTCCTTTCTCCGTCGAAGGGCTGATATGACAGAAATACAGATATGCATATTATTTAAATACAAAAATCTATACCCATCTTTATTCTAAATAGATGATagatataattttgataattaaattttataactatataataaaaatattattaaatagataataaatctaattaataatatatttatatgattgtatattttttttaaaaaaataataagtttTATACAAAATTATACAAGGTTATATGTAGATTCGGATATAAATTAGATggttatctatccatatccatattcatatctatttttctttgatagatatcgatatagatataaatattaattagatcctcaaatttttatctatatctgaatttatttagatatgaaatgGTTTCGGATggataatatatatgtatcattTTCACCCTTAATCTGGGGGTATGTGGATAGGTTAGATATTCATGGGTTCTATAGAACCTTAACCCGTCATGGTACTTTTTTGTTGCTTTTTTTGTATGGCTAGTTGGTCATAGTATAGTGGTGTGAGCTCGTGAGAAACTATATTTTAGATTTGGTCTATTAGCTCAGCCGTAGATCGAGACTATAACATCCCATCATATGAACCTATAACATTATACAAAAAAATCCCAGCAAACCCT
Coding sequences within it:
- the LOC105060074 gene encoding pathogenesis-related protein PRB1-3-like, producing MKFSNLTFALACAMFLAMAHTTIAQNSPQDFVSAHNAARAAVGVGPVSWDNTVAAYAQNYANQRIGDCQLVHSGGPYGENLFWGSGREYTAADAVNSWVSEKQWYDYNTNTCAAGKVCGHYTQVVWRDSTHIGCARVKCNSGAIFIICNYKPRGNIAGQRPY